One window from the genome of Paenibacillus azoreducens encodes:
- a CDS encoding TetR/AcrR family transcriptional regulator, whose product MNKGELTKQRIIEEARALFSREGYTAAKTSAIAKACGISEAAMYKYFGSKKELLEASVVIDFAAEPKAAADFTKHSNDELIEYYINRLITTIQNNLEQFNILFTESLHHPELSDYFDQSVYRKSPEVQEMQKRIEAGAMNPVADIFLFELGVTASIWSILHYDRMKLGREDGKSEQFRKEIVRFIQYGVIGASSQEAPR is encoded by the coding sequence ATGAACAAAGGGGAATTAACGAAACAACGGATTATCGAGGAAGCAAGAGCGTTGTTTTCACGGGAAGGGTATACGGCGGCGAAAACCAGCGCAATCGCCAAAGCTTGCGGCATATCGGAAGCCGCAATGTACAAATATTTCGGCAGCAAAAAAGAGTTGCTCGAAGCCAGCGTCGTGATCGACTTTGCGGCAGAACCGAAAGCTGCGGCCGACTTCACTAAACACAGCAATGACGAATTGATTGAATATTACATAAACCGGTTGATTACGACCATCCAAAATAACCTGGAACAGTTCAACATTCTGTTTACCGAATCACTGCATCATCCGGAGCTGTCGGATTACTTTGACCAGTCCGTATACCGTAAAAGCCCCGAAGTACAGGAAATGCAGAAGCGGATTGAAGCCGGCGCGATGAACCCGGTCGCGGATATCTTCCTGTTTGAACTAGGAGTCACGGCCAGCATCTGGTCCATTCTGCATTATGACCGCATGAAGCTGGGGCGGGAAGACGGAAAATCGGAGCAATTCCGCAAAGAAATCGTTCGTTTCATCCAATACGGAGTCATTGGGGCAAGCAGCCAGGAAGCGCCGCGGTAG
- a CDS encoding phosphodiester glycosidase family protein produces MFKKSIALLLLAFTCLMPAASAAAPPKNIVIMDAKSSHAFVPVRFLKDFDGTQVQWNEAAKQIDVIYQDVCLSMTLGQKKAGVNDRSVLLQDAPFRHNGAVYIPLQPIIQQFGYRLEWHKESDAVQIAAGSSSSVLPVIHRTAGQSDSKPVISEKKSFKVGGRYFNVQMVTVSLMNPKVQMDVVLAGNTPGQVEDLSSIAKRSGAAVAINGTFFDAYTSGSYKAPYGYILSQGAVKMASSGDQRVIFTYDKNNLVRLIAGSEFQQQYEQGFIEGGLQAGPRLLVDGKVSLNVKKEGFKDPKILTGGGARSALGITKDHKLILLTTGGATIPQLAEIMRQAGAYQAMNLDGGASSGLYYNGKYLTAPGRKISNALVIKVQ; encoded by the coding sequence ATGTTTAAAAAATCGATCGCCTTATTATTGCTTGCATTTACCTGCTTGATGCCTGCCGCCTCCGCGGCGGCGCCGCCGAAAAACATCGTAATTATGGATGCCAAAAGCAGCCATGCCTTTGTACCCGTTCGTTTTTTGAAAGATTTTGACGGCACGCAGGTACAGTGGAATGAAGCGGCCAAACAAATTGACGTCATATATCAGGACGTGTGTCTCTCCATGACCCTCGGACAAAAAAAGGCCGGCGTAAATGACCGTTCCGTCCTTCTGCAGGATGCGCCCTTTAGGCATAACGGAGCCGTTTATATCCCGCTTCAACCGATCATTCAACAATTTGGCTACCGGCTGGAATGGCATAAAGAAAGCGATGCCGTCCAAATTGCCGCGGGCAGCTCCTCATCGGTACTTCCTGTCATCCATCGGACTGCGGGACAGTCGGATTCCAAACCGGTCATCAGCGAAAAGAAATCTTTTAAAGTGGGAGGACGTTACTTTAACGTTCAAATGGTTACGGTCTCCCTCATGAATCCAAAAGTGCAAATGGATGTGGTGCTTGCAGGCAATACGCCTGGACAAGTCGAAGACCTGAGCAGCATCGCCAAACGAAGCGGTGCCGCCGTAGCGATTAACGGGACTTTTTTCGATGCTTATACATCAGGCAGCTACAAAGCTCCCTATGGTTATATCCTGAGCCAAGGCGCCGTTAAAATGGCGAGCTCCGGCGATCAGCGGGTCATTTTTACATATGACAAAAACAATCTCGTCCGTTTGATTGCAGGTTCCGAGTTTCAGCAGCAATATGAGCAAGGATTCATTGAAGGCGGGCTGCAGGCCGGGCCGCGGCTATTGGTTGACGGCAAAGTATCGCTGAACGTGAAGAAGGAAGGCTTCAAAGATCCGAAAATTTTGACAGGCGGCGGCGCACGCAGCGCTCTGGGCATTACCAAAGACCATAAGCTCATTCTGCTGACCACGGGCGGAGCAACGATCCCGCAGCTGGCCGAAATCATGCGGCAGGCGGGAGCCTATCAAGCGATGAACCTGGATGGAGGCGCGTCGAGCGGGTTATATTATAACGGGAAATATTTGACCGCTCCGGGACGCAAAATAAGCAACGCCCTTGTCATTAAAGTCCAATAA
- a CDS encoding DL-endopeptidase inhibitor IseA family protein, whose product MKLSQRLSFTVTTGVLVLSVLSSTAGAAAATVAGKGDKQVQLPAQTVEKVVVTDPTAITKLNNTSVAPLVTEAEKRYFYAMSGGKGTDKGFELNGRQYRYLSDDIGTRAKLMDYLKQAYTEKAAAYFVDKYFIIHDGRLAQLNADKGNILEYNKATAKMLTMTETQRVYKLCVPYSEHKQGPKYITVKFEKIGDYWRVDTAPHVIF is encoded by the coding sequence ATGAAATTAAGTCAGAGGTTAAGTTTCACAGTAACAACAGGGGTTTTGGTGTTGAGCGTATTGTCATCTACTGCTGGCGCAGCTGCAGCAACTGTTGCCGGAAAAGGAGATAAACAAGTACAATTGCCTGCCCAAACGGTAGAGAAAGTTGTTGTTACCGATCCGACTGCCATCACCAAGCTGAACAACACCAGTGTTGCACCATTAGTTACTGAAGCTGAGAAAAGGTATTTTTATGCAATGAGCGGCGGAAAAGGGACAGATAAAGGTTTCGAATTAAATGGCCGGCAATACCGTTATTTATCTGATGATATCGGAACTCGCGCAAAGTTGATGGATTACTTGAAGCAAGCATATACCGAAAAAGCGGCTGCTTACTTCGTAGACAAATATTTCATCATCCATGATGGGCGTTTAGCTCAGCTTAATGCAGACAAAGGTAATATTCTTGAATATAACAAGGCTACCGCCAAAATGCTGACCATGACAGAGACGCAACGGGTATATAAGCTCTGTGTCCCTTATTCGGAACATAAACAGGGTCCTAAATATATCACTGTGAAGTTTGAGAAAATTGGTGATTACTGGCGAGTAGATACTGCTCCACATGTTATCTTTTAA
- a CDS encoding acyl-CoA thioesterase codes for MKKESFIQPDAESWLQKFHFSIPIKVRYCETDMLGHVNNVSYFMYFEQGRIEYFENLGLFDAMFGGEKVAVVADLECQYLAQMYRSDKVQLHVRVASIGRSSLDVEYAVVVENRLKAAGRGAVVLIDQASGKSTPIPDEVRVVIAAFEKEGLAKS; via the coding sequence ATGAAAAAAGAAAGCTTCATTCAACCCGATGCTGAAAGCTGGCTGCAAAAGTTCCATTTTTCCATTCCGATTAAAGTGCGTTATTGCGAGACCGACATGCTGGGACATGTGAATAATGTGAGCTATTTTATGTATTTTGAGCAGGGGCGTATTGAATATTTTGAAAATCTCGGATTGTTTGATGCCATGTTTGGCGGCGAAAAAGTAGCCGTCGTTGCGGATCTTGAATGCCAATATTTGGCCCAAATGTACCGCAGCGATAAAGTTCAGCTTCATGTGCGGGTCGCGTCGATCGGAAGATCGTCGCTTGATGTGGAATATGCCGTCGTGGTGGAGAACCGGCTGAAGGCAGCCGGACGCGGAGCGGTTGTGCTCATTGATCAGGCCAGCGGAAAAAGCACGCCGATTCCGGACGAGGTACGCGTGGTGATCGCTGCATTTGAAAAGGAAGGGTTAGCCAAATCTTAA
- the rnhA gene encoding ribonuclease H: MAKSKFYVVWEGKKPGIYASWAECQAQVSGYKDAKYKSYESRTEAEAAYKGGWKGNWGQGKSASSSKGAGAGKFSGKPGLAAADEGEIIYDSISVDVGTRGNPGPVEYKGVDTRTGEILFYVGPIENGTNNLGEFIAIVHGLAYLKKLGSDKTIYTDSKTALAWVRNKKPATTLVRNESTRKIWELTDRAVEWLQNNKYENKILKWNTEKWGEIKADFGRK, encoded by the coding sequence ATGGCTAAATCCAAATTTTATGTGGTCTGGGAAGGGAAAAAGCCGGGGATCTACGCGTCTTGGGCGGAATGCCAGGCACAGGTGAGCGGCTATAAGGACGCAAAATATAAATCCTATGAATCCCGCACAGAAGCCGAAGCGGCATACAAGGGCGGCTGGAAAGGAAACTGGGGACAGGGCAAATCGGCCTCCTCCTCCAAAGGAGCTGGAGCAGGCAAGTTTTCCGGGAAACCTGGCTTGGCGGCAGCGGACGAGGGGGAAATTATTTATGACAGCATCTCCGTCGACGTCGGCACCCGCGGCAATCCCGGCCCGGTGGAGTATAAAGGCGTAGATACGAGAACCGGGGAAATTTTGTTTTATGTCGGACCGATCGAAAACGGCACGAATAATTTGGGAGAGTTTATCGCTATCGTGCACGGCTTGGCCTATCTGAAGAAACTGGGCAGCGACAAAACGATTTATACCGATTCCAAAACCGCTCTCGCTTGGGTCCGGAATAAAAAGCCGGCAACGACGCTTGTTAGAAACGAATCCACGCGCAAAATTTGGGAGCTGACCGACCGGGCGGTGGAATGGCTGCAAAACAATAAATACGAGAATAAAATCCTGAAATGGAATACGGAGAAGTGGGGAGAAATCAAAGCGGATTTTGGGCGGAAATAG
- a CDS encoding YmaF family protein, with protein sequence MEIPITGFVVHSNDSESGHSHVLFITSWDGKPVTRTHVHPIAGKTSIDVGHFHHYAGKTEPAPSGVPHVHNYHVKTSFDDQHDHIVKGTTGPAIPLPSGGHYHYFEGCTTINGRIPHSHRFGGKTGDEEC encoded by the coding sequence TTGGAGATCCCAATAACGGGTTTTGTTGTTCATTCTAATGATTCGGAGTCGGGGCATTCCCATGTTCTTTTTATTACTTCTTGGGACGGCAAACCCGTAACAAGAACCCATGTTCATCCCATTGCGGGGAAGACATCAATAGATGTGGGGCACTTCCACCATTACGCCGGAAAAACGGAGCCTGCCCCAAGCGGTGTCCCGCATGTCCACAATTACCATGTAAAAACCTCGTTTGATGACCAACATGATCACATTGTCAAAGGAACGACTGGCCCCGCGATTCCTTTACCAAGTGGAGGCCACTATCATTACTTCGAAGGTTGTACGACAATAAACGGAAGAATTCCGCACTCACATCGATTTGGCGGAAAAACTGGAGATGAGGAATGTTAA
- a CDS encoding ABC transporter ATP-binding protein yields the protein MIIDIEHITWRSGELTLMEDVNWQVKPGEHWALLGLNGSGKTTLLNIVNGYIWPSEGSVRVLGHLFGEVDLRELRKSIGWVSNSFQERLYASDRTQHIVISGKHATIGLYDKTSDEDYERARELMATLRCAHLWDREYRTCSQGEKQKLLIARALMADPRILILDEPCNGLDIFSRERLLESIAELVSQPNAPTLIYVTHHTEEILPVFSHVLLMRRGEAVGSGKTEDILTAENLSRFFESPVVVDKHGERFYIRVSE from the coding sequence ATGATCATCGATATCGAACACATCACTTGGCGAAGCGGAGAACTTACACTCATGGAGGATGTCAACTGGCAGGTTAAACCCGGCGAACATTGGGCGCTGCTCGGGCTTAACGGCTCTGGTAAAACTACGTTATTAAACATCGTCAACGGCTATATCTGGCCATCGGAAGGTTCCGTCCGGGTGCTTGGGCACCTGTTCGGCGAGGTGGACCTGCGCGAGCTGCGCAAATCGATCGGCTGGGTAAGCAACTCGTTTCAGGAACGGCTGTATGCATCGGACCGCACGCAGCATATTGTCATCAGCGGCAAACATGCCACCATCGGCCTCTACGACAAAACCAGCGACGAAGATTACGAGCGCGCACGCGAGCTTATGGCAACACTTCGCTGCGCTCATTTATGGGACCGCGAATACCGGACCTGCTCACAGGGAGAGAAGCAAAAACTGCTGATTGCCCGCGCATTGATGGCGGACCCCCGCATTTTGATTTTGGATGAGCCTTGCAACGGCCTCGATATTTTCTCGAGAGAACGCCTGCTCGAAAGTATTGCGGAACTGGTGAGTCAGCCGAATGCCCCGACTTTGATCTATGTAACGCATCACACGGAGGAAATCCTACCGGTCTTCAGCCATGTGCTGCTGATGAGACGCGGCGAAGCGGTTGGAAGCGGAAAAACCGAAGATATTTTGACCGCGGAGAATCTGAGTCGATTTTTCGAATCGCCCGTCGTGGTCGACAAACACGGTGAACGATTTTACATTCGGGTGTCTGAATAG
- a CDS encoding TetR/AcrR family transcriptional regulator, whose protein sequence is MKNKTNFTASNREHVTEVAARLFLSRGYGYTSMDDVMRESQVSKSNIYYHFKSKEELLLSVVEFWIASYESILFQLLGQDQLTVEERIFAFLDRLITGVAERDCQGACPFITLYLQSPVNADQVKHRIARFFTEMHPLVRKLFEQGVRSREFRSNLDPDAAARLFVASLEGSLVLAETMRDAKVIRETARQFCQMLH, encoded by the coding sequence ATGAAAAACAAAACTAATTTTACGGCATCCAACCGGGAACATGTCACTGAAGTGGCGGCCCGTCTGTTTCTCAGCAGGGGTTACGGCTATACCAGCATGGATGATGTAATGCGGGAAAGCCAGGTATCGAAATCAAATATTTATTATCATTTCAAAAGCAAGGAGGAACTGCTGCTCTCTGTCGTCGAATTCTGGATCGCCTCTTATGAGTCCATCCTTTTTCAACTGCTGGGCCAGGATCAGCTGACTGTCGAGGAACGCATTTTTGCCTTTTTGGACCGGCTGATAACCGGCGTCGCTGAGCGGGATTGCCAGGGAGCATGCCCTTTTATCACGCTTTATCTTCAAAGTCCCGTGAACGCTGATCAGGTGAAGCACCGAATCGCGCGATTTTTTACCGAGATGCATCCTTTGGTCAGAAAATTATTTGAGCAGGGCGTGCGCTCCCGGGAATTCCGATCCAATCTCGACCCGGATGCCGCTGCCCGGCTGTTCGTCGCTTCGCTGGAAGGCTCGCTTGTGCTCGCGGAAACCATGCGTGATGCGAAGGTGATTCGGGAGACAGCCCGCCAATTTTGTCAAATGCTTCATTGA
- a CDS encoding Gfo/Idh/MocA family protein, producing the protein MDKIRVGMIGLGARGMGLLKGVILHMKDVEVVAVCDKYEDRCDEAAGAVAETGIARPFATLDYRELLALKNIDAVVIGASWADHAEVAIAAMEAGIYTACEVGGAYSVQECWRLVETYERTRVPVMIMENCCYGRDEMMVLNMVKQGLFGEIVHCAGGYHHDLRDEIAYGRENRHYRLDNYIHRNCENYPTHEIGPIARVLNINHGNRMVSLVSMASKSKGMQEYIRNQKSNDTELMQTEFMQGDIVTTIIKCAHGETITITLDTTLPRYYSRGFTVRGTKGMYIEENQSIFMDGTHDELHFDWKEQWGNVEQFREQYDHPVWKKFMQEGVKGGHGGMDWLVFADFFDCVRKGTNTPLDVYDMATWMCISTLSEESIALGGHPVAIPDFTNGKWITR; encoded by the coding sequence ATGGACAAAATCAGAGTAGGTATGATAGGTCTTGGTGCCCGCGGTATGGGGCTGTTAAAGGGCGTTATTTTACATATGAAAGATGTTGAGGTCGTTGCTGTTTGCGATAAGTACGAAGACCGCTGCGATGAAGCGGCGGGTGCTGTGGCGGAAACGGGCATAGCCCGTCCGTTTGCGACATTGGATTACCGCGAATTGTTAGCGCTTAAAAATATCGATGCCGTGGTCATTGGCGCGTCTTGGGCAGACCATGCGGAAGTGGCTATTGCGGCGATGGAAGCCGGCATTTATACTGCCTGTGAGGTAGGCGGGGCTTATTCCGTACAGGAATGCTGGAGACTGGTTGAAACTTATGAACGCACCCGTGTGCCGGTCATGATCATGGAAAACTGCTGTTACGGCCGGGACGAAATGATGGTTCTGAATATGGTCAAGCAGGGCTTGTTCGGGGAGATTGTGCATTGCGCAGGCGGCTATCATCATGATTTGCGGGACGAGATTGCTTACGGAAGGGAAAACCGCCATTACCGCCTGGACAATTACATTCACCGCAACTGTGAAAACTATCCGACCCATGAGATCGGACCGATTGCCCGCGTCCTGAATATTAACCACGGCAACCGGATGGTTTCGCTGGTCTCAATGGCTTCCAAATCAAAAGGAATGCAGGAGTATATCCGCAACCAAAAAAGCAACGACACCGAACTGATGCAAACCGAATTTATGCAGGGCGATATCGTTACAACCATCATCAAATGTGCGCATGGCGAAACGATCACGATCACGCTGGATACAACGCTGCCGCGTTACTATTCCCGTGGTTTCACCGTACGCGGAACCAAAGGCATGTACATCGAGGAGAACCAATCCATTTTTATGGACGGCACGCATGACGAACTCCACTTCGACTGGAAAGAGCAGTGGGGCAATGTGGAGCAGTTCAGAGAGCAATATGACCATCCGGTTTGGAAAAAATTTATGCAGGAAGGCGTCAAAGGCGGACATGGCGGCATGGATTGGCTGGTATTCGCCGATTTCTTTGATTGCGTAAGAAAAGGAACCAATACGCCGCTGGATGTGTATGATATGGCCACATGGATGTGCATTTCCACGCTGTCGGAAGAATCGATCGCTTTGGGAGGGCATCCGGTTGCGATTCCTGACTTTACGAACGGCAAATGGATCACCCGTTAA
- a CDS encoding AraC family transcriptional regulator has protein sequence MEMCIRTDRIELFKGADRFSNQPHNHGHWYQVTVPIQGICHFTMENKPYQLCGDQGLIQHPGTEHFLHLDTAASVIIIKFREDALQLVGEPGACTEFTEKQRMNPHELSRRFREWTSELMFAESIAPLAAQETEMRVLDYLRNTLSGSHGSGSRADFRGGLVRDVHLNQVLEYMHEYYTEAVSIEDLAAIAGQSRYHFMRTFRKCIGVTPYQYLLRLRVGDAKAKLRNTSVSVADISCSLGFSSVSQFHRIFLKMAGMTPGEFRRG, from the coding sequence ATGGAAATGTGTATACGTACAGACCGCATAGAGCTTTTTAAAGGTGCCGACCGGTTCTCCAATCAACCCCATAACCATGGGCATTGGTATCAGGTTACGGTTCCGATTCAGGGAATCTGCCATTTTACGATGGAAAATAAACCATACCAGCTTTGCGGGGATCAGGGGCTGATCCAGCACCCGGGGACGGAGCATTTTCTGCACCTGGATACGGCAGCCAGCGTCATTATTATTAAATTCCGGGAGGATGCGCTGCAGTTGGTGGGCGAACCTGGAGCTTGTACGGAATTTACCGAAAAGCAGCGGATGAACCCGCACGAGCTGTCCCGGAGATTCCGGGAGTGGACCTCGGAGTTGATGTTTGCCGAAAGCATCGCGCCGCTTGCCGCACAGGAGACGGAAATGCGCGTGCTGGATTATTTGCGAAACACGCTGTCCGGTTCACATGGGTCCGGAAGCCGGGCCGATTTCAGGGGCGGACTTGTTCGGGACGTTCATCTTAATCAGGTTCTGGAATACATGCATGAATATTATACGGAAGCCGTTTCGATCGAGGATCTGGCTGCAATTGCGGGGCAAAGCCGCTATCATTTCATGCGGACATTCCGCAAATGCATAGGTGTCACTCCCTATCAATATCTGCTAAGGTTAAGGGTAGGGGACGCGAAGGCAAAACTTAGGAATACCTCCGTTTCGGTAGCGGATATCAGCTGCAGTCTCGGTTTTTCCAGCGTGAGCCAGTTTCACCGCATCTTCCTGAAAATGGCTGGCATGACGCCGGGCGAGTTTAGGCGCGGGTAA
- a CDS encoding MFS transporter yields the protein MFKSMDILSRQGALSSHAWVSRIRAAVQPADDGIILLEKNGPLEVQDMFGVLKIKGYRLLWSTQLLSNLGDAIRNWAILFWVFHASSQSPLMQSMVLLAEYVPALLIGPFAGIWVDRYAYKKVLLASTLLRALLSLAAIPFIISGQIGMVLGLIAISSVVQQFFQPAVSKGLVNLVPKDSLMAANSLSRTTQTSLTLAGPILGALIYQVLGAELSFTADGILFLAGACLLLVMAVPNSRPAVQNSTFTPAVFWKEFTEGIRFGWQNSIVQAIFSLLCIMSLGIGAINLLNIFLVVNEIGLSEQYVAWGNSVQGAGMLIGALIAGSVSKKLKAYHWLTIWSVGIMVIGIIVLALSWNEYIMFASRLLIGLGVTLLNISITTLFQLEVPEKLIGRVGSVLETAPLLAMLISLSLSGYLQTLISTRYIFLGSALILFAAGIAALFQLGCVRTMKYKEKSRQSSGF from the coding sequence ATGTTCAAATCCATGGATATCCTGAGCCGCCAGGGAGCGTTATCATCTCATGCTTGGGTATCTCGCATCCGCGCTGCTGTTCAGCCTGCTGACGATGGCATTATTTTATTAGAAAAAAATGGGCCGCTGGAGGTGCAAGATATGTTTGGGGTTCTTAAAATCAAAGGCTACCGGCTGCTGTGGAGCACCCAACTGCTCAGCAATTTGGGGGACGCCATCCGCAACTGGGCTATCCTGTTCTGGGTTTTCCATGCGAGCAGCCAGTCTCCGCTCATGCAGTCCATGGTTCTGCTGGCCGAGTATGTGCCTGCCCTATTGATCGGGCCGTTTGCCGGCATTTGGGTTGACCGCTATGCTTACAAAAAAGTGCTTTTGGCCTCAACCCTGCTGCGGGCTTTGCTGTCGTTGGCAGCGATCCCGTTTATAATCTCTGGACAGATCGGGATGGTCCTTGGTTTGATCGCCATTTCTTCTGTTGTGCAGCAGTTTTTTCAACCTGCGGTGAGTAAGGGGCTGGTCAATCTCGTTCCCAAGGACAGCTTGATGGCCGCCAATAGCCTTAGCAGAACGACACAGACTTCCTTGACGCTGGCAGGCCCCATCCTGGGAGCGCTTATATATCAAGTGCTTGGTGCGGAGCTATCCTTTACCGCCGACGGCATTCTCTTTTTGGCGGGGGCTTGCCTGCTGCTCGTTATGGCTGTGCCTAATTCGCGGCCGGCCGTGCAAAATTCGACGTTTACACCGGCAGTATTCTGGAAGGAATTCACGGAAGGAATACGTTTCGGGTGGCAAAACAGTATCGTGCAGGCCATTTTTTCCCTGCTGTGCATCATGAGTCTCGGCATCGGCGCCATCAATCTTTTGAACATTTTCCTGGTTGTGAATGAAATTGGACTATCCGAACAATATGTTGCTTGGGGGAACAGCGTTCAAGGGGCTGGAATGCTGATTGGAGCTTTGATTGCCGGCAGTGTCAGCAAAAAATTGAAAGCATATCATTGGCTGACCATCTGGAGTGTTGGCATCATGGTTATCGGCATTATCGTCTTGGCGCTTAGCTGGAATGAGTACATCATGTTCGCAAGCCGTTTACTAATCGGGCTCGGGGTGACACTGCTGAACATATCGATCACGACTCTGTTTCAGCTAGAGGTTCCGGAAAAATTAATCGGCCGCGTAGGTTCTGTACTGGAAACGGCCCCGCTGCTTGCCATGTTGATTTCCTTATCTCTATCCGGATATTTGCAAACGTTGATCAGCACAAGATACATCTTCCTTGGATCTGCCCTGATCCTGTTTGCGGCAGGTATTGCCGCCCTGTTCCAGCTAGGGTGTGTACGAACCATGAAATATAAAGAGAAGTCCCGACAATCATCGGGTTTTTAA
- a CDS encoding alpha/beta fold hydrolase, whose product MDTFFITGSTGFIGKELLKHLAIGQERLLLLVRNLEKTRDILKQSGLGQRQNIYLLQGDLGKPGLGLSDADYRLAQESDVIVHAGGTMDITLSGASATQTFLEGAGHVGKLAEDIHRSKGLRHMVHVVGYMSPFRDDNVDLQANVRQMETFMSKDGAYERMKFLADLYLRQQANQVGYPLSVVNPATVIGAFPAGVTEQLGGLGVLVHAVRRGLMPVIPGGPGYWVPFVANDILARVIVHLARSGQPASETYTLLGRKQQEPDMKELLTLIAATLGRRAPFFSAPLPLITRVLRAGIGKWAGIPAESLAFVTNRNFDHGSALELLHEMGTAAENPEASILGQPGLNAPDIVNPPIIAASSTRDLLPYAVADLDYRFTYRPSAEPAGWNRDRKGNLAVMIKEGTGNPWVLIHGWLSGADDLIPLAEQLHMMTGRPVWLPDLPGFGRSPMWKMDISYQEYVDEICRLLDDSPSAVHLAGHSFGSVVAAEAAKRMPHAVEKLTLLQPLLHRPHSGIFRRMTSRFPRLSRHLLSAMPAGWLSRTLLREGVFSSPQGIPDTYVTHLQTGMSSPRIAAANANMLRVLEHELPFIKPEDLSVAPVQILWGELDQVYSLPGTFSALDVHVLQSGHHFPLENPAECARLMNAARLLDAHAAENTA is encoded by the coding sequence TTGGATACATTTTTTATTACGGGAAGCACGGGGTTCATCGGGAAGGAATTGTTAAAGCATCTGGCCATAGGGCAAGAGCGGCTGCTTCTGCTTGTTCGGAATCTGGAAAAGACACGTGATATTCTGAAACAAAGCGGGCTCGGACAAAGGCAGAATATCTATCTGCTGCAGGGGGATCTCGGTAAACCGGGGCTTGGCCTTTCGGACGCCGATTACCGCCTTGCTCAGGAATCCGACGTCATCGTTCATGCCGGGGGAACCATGGACATTACGCTATCCGGCGCTTCCGCCACACAGACCTTTCTTGAAGGCGCCGGGCATGTAGGAAAGCTCGCTGAAGACATTCATCGCAGCAAAGGCCTCCGCCATATGGTACATGTCGTTGGCTATATGAGTCCATTCCGGGACGACAACGTTGACCTGCAGGCGAACGTGCGGCAAATGGAAACCTTCATGTCCAAGGACGGAGCATACGAACGGATGAAATTTCTCGCGGATTTGTACCTCCGCCAACAGGCGAATCAGGTCGGTTACCCGTTGTCGGTCGTGAACCCGGCTACAGTCATCGGGGCATTTCCCGCAGGGGTCACAGAACAGCTCGGCGGACTCGGCGTGTTGGTGCATGCCGTCCGGCGCGGCCTGATGCCCGTCATTCCGGGAGGACCCGGTTACTGGGTTCCATTCGTTGCCAATGATATTTTGGCGCGCGTAATCGTCCATTTGGCACGAAGCGGCCAGCCGGCATCCGAAACCTATACTTTACTCGGCCGGAAGCAGCAGGAACCCGATATGAAAGAGCTCCTTACTTTGATTGCAGCAACGCTGGGCCGAAGGGCTCCGTTTTTCTCCGCCCCACTGCCACTCATTACCAGGGTGCTGCGTGCCGGCATCGGCAAATGGGCGGGGATTCCCGCCGAATCTTTGGCCTTTGTCACCAACCGGAACTTCGATCATGGGTCTGCTTTGGAGCTGCTGCACGAAATGGGGACGGCGGCGGAAAACCCGGAAGCTTCCATTCTTGGGCAGCCCGGCCTTAACGCTCCGGATATCGTTAATCCACCGATCATCGCTGCATCATCGACACGGGATCTGCTCCCATATGCTGTCGCCGACCTGGATTACAGGTTTACCTATCGACCGTCTGCAGAGCCTGCCGGCTGGAATCGGGACCGCAAGGGAAATCTCGCCGTAATGATCAAGGAAGGTACGGGAAATCCATGGGTGCTGATTCATGGTTGGCTTAGCGGTGCAGACGACCTGATCCCGCTGGCAGAGCAGCTTCACATGATGACCGGCAGGCCTGTCTGGCTTCCTGATCTTCCAGGATTTGGACGCTCTCCAATGTGGAAAATGGATATTTCCTATCAGGAATACGTGGACGAAATCTGCAGACTGCTCGATGATTCTCCGTCAGCTGTTCATTTGGCCGGACACTCCTTCGGATCGGTTGTGGCAGCGGAGGCGGCTAAACGCATGCCCCATGCCGTAGAGAAGCTCACGCTTTTGCAGCCCCTACTTCACCGTCCCCATTCAGGGATATTTAGACGCATGACGAGCCGTTTTCCGCGTTTAAGCCGGCATTTGCTGTCTGCAATGCCGGCGGGATGGCTTTCGCGGACTCTGCTTCGCGAAGGAGTCTTCTCCAGCCCGCAGGGTATCCCGGATACCTATGTGACCCACCTGCAAACGGGAATGTCTTCACCAAGGATTGCGGCAGCCAATGCCAATATGCTGCGGGTGCTGGAGCACGAACTGCCGTTCATCAAACCCGAAGATTTATCCGTGGCGCCTGTTCAAATTCTGTGGGGCGAATTGGATCAAGTTTATTCCCTGCCGGGTACCTTTTCGGCATTGGATGTTCATGTTCTGCAAAGCGGGCATCATTTCCCGCTCGAAAACCCGGCGGAGTGCGCACGCTTAATGAATGCGGCGCGATTGCTTGACGCTCATGCCGCCGAGAACACGGCATAA